One part of the Lachnospiraceae bacterium JLR.KK002 genome encodes these proteins:
- a CDS encoding HAMP domain-containing sensor histidine kinase produces MNPGRISVKRIFLLLSGGMVVSMLAICAVFFVVTGQIWMLIVGILLMLCALAWMFLLTAAFSKRLSIFTRELCRAMDQMISGSGEPVRAGDSETLFARISYRLTRLYGIMQENRRKVDEERQELQMLVSDVSHQVKTPVANLKMVTDTLLSKPVTEEEQLEFLKGIRNQTDKLEFLFQALVKTSRLETGAIRLEKKDAPLIDTLAMALSGIVYAAEKKNISVTVDCPEDLILSHDSKWTAEAVFNLLDNAVKYTPAGGAIRISVEQWEMYVKLSVSDTGKGIPESNQAAIFRRFYREEEVHEQQGVGIGLYLTREIVTRQGGYIKVVSEPDRGSEFSIMLPTR; encoded by the coding sequence ATGAATCCGGGGCGAATCTCTGTAAAAAGGATATTCCTGTTGCTTAGCGGCGGTATGGTAGTTTCCATGCTGGCCATCTGCGCGGTTTTCTTTGTGGTGACAGGACAGATATGGATGCTGATTGTCGGTATATTACTGATGCTCTGCGCCCTTGCATGGATGTTCCTTCTGACGGCTGCTTTCAGCAAACGGCTTTCCATATTTACCAGGGAGCTCTGCCGGGCAATGGACCAGATGATAAGCGGAAGCGGAGAGCCTGTGCGCGCCGGGGACAGTGAAACACTCTTTGCCCGTATCAGCTACCGTCTGACCCGGCTGTATGGGATCATGCAGGAGAACCGGCGGAAGGTGGATGAGGAACGGCAGGAGCTGCAGATGCTGGTGTCAGATGTTTCCCATCAGGTAAAAACACCGGTGGCAAATCTGAAAATGGTGACGGACACGCTGCTTTCAAAGCCGGTCACAGAGGAAGAACAGCTGGAGTTCCTGAAAGGCATCCGGAATCAGACGGACAAGCTGGAGTTCCTTTTTCAGGCTCTTGTGAAAACCTCACGCCTGGAAACCGGGGCGATCAGACTGGAAAAGAAAGACGCCCCGCTGATCGATACGTTGGCGATGGCCTTAAGCGGCATCGTATATGCGGCGGAGAAAAAGAATATATCCGTAACGGTGGACTGTCCGGAGGATCTCATCCTTTCCCATGACAGCAAGTGGACGGCGGAAGCCGTGTTCAACCTGCTGGACAATGCAGTGAAATATACCCCGGCCGGAGGAGCCATCCGAATTTCAGTAGAGCAATGGGAAATGTATGTAAAGCTTAGTGTGTCCGATACCGGCAAGGGTATCCCGGAGAGTAATCAGGCCGCTATTTTCCGGCGCTTTTATCGTGAGGAAGAAGTACACGAACAGCAGGGCGTGGGCATCGGCCTGTATCTGACCCGCGAGATCGTAACGAGGCAGGGCGGCTATATCAAAGTGGTTTCGGAGCCGGACAGGGGTTCGGAATTTTCCATTATGCTCCCTACAAGATAA
- a CDS encoding LytTR family DNA-binding domain-containing protein has protein sequence MIRIAICDDEKHMSDHIRAMASDFFRKKYREIQLRTFSSGEELLSYDGQIDILFLDIQMKGMDGIETARKLRDSKFRGFLIFITVLKEMVFQSFEVEPYDYLVKPVEEKQFEKTMERLYTSMQNASEDSLLVQKGYEGRIIREEEIVFCEIIDRKIYLNLASGEVVDYYERIENLETKLGSHFFRCHRSYLINLKHLKGYKNGTACMDNGKEVPVSRLRSKEFSSVVLQYMKNM, from the coding sequence TTGATCCGTATTGCAATCTGTGATGATGAAAAACACATGTCCGATCATATAAGGGCAATGGCCTCCGATTTTTTCCGTAAAAAGTACAGGGAGATTCAGCTTCGGACATTTTCAAGTGGCGAAGAGCTGCTAAGCTACGACGGGCAGATCGACATCCTGTTTCTGGACATCCAGATGAAGGGCATGGACGGCATAGAAACGGCAAGGAAGCTGAGGGATTCTAAGTTCCGGGGATTCCTGATCTTTATCACGGTACTGAAAGAGATGGTGTTTCAGTCTTTCGAGGTAGAGCCTTACGATTATCTGGTCAAGCCGGTGGAGGAAAAACAGTTTGAAAAGACGATGGAGCGCCTTTACACTTCCATGCAAAATGCCAGCGAAGACAGCCTGCTGGTGCAAAAGGGATATGAGGGGCGCATTATCCGGGAGGAGGAGATTGTTTTCTGCGAGATCATAGACCGGAAAATATATCTGAACCTGGCTTCCGGCGAGGTTGTTGATTATTATGAGCGGATCGAAAATCTGGAAACGAAGCTGGGCAGCCATTTTTTCCGGTGCCACAGGAGCTATCTCATCAACCTGAAGCATTTAAAAGGATATAAAAACGGGACTGCCTGTATGGATAACGGCAAAGAGGTTCCCGTATCACGGCTGCGGAGTAAGGAGTTTTCCAGTGTTGTTCTGCAGTATATGAAGAATATGTAA
- a CDS encoding ABC transporter permease, translated as MTWPFENDTSAIVKKLAKRSLASEKRRNRMVVIAVALAAFLVCLSAVISVSIVQIQRNQVADTYEAVFTGVETDHVAALKDLPELARVGEYYLLGQEHSEQGYNASYVYCDSDMVYIARSQMELVKGELPAKANEVAVSEYFLSAYGSNAKIGETVRLDTESFHGDYTVTGILSNVGEKEANLCAIAVSKAALTQWAGFDPAGYRAYVHFKNDRQFDQETMAARCREIAAQFGSAHVGMNSNYFASNSKSIDFVTVFGIAALVLAGGYVVIQSIFRISVNDKIQSYGQLRTIGATPRQIRRIVKKESGRLGGIGILMGVLLGVGGGLLLFPKGFHGGYYGVAVLLTVMVCWFMVSISVHRPVKIAANISPLEAMRFSAGQEKVHNRKKHRKLSPISMGFANFGRDRKKSVSIAVSLSLGGILLLVVSSMVLTRSPEQAARLFFPDGDIKIYLSSEQPEEEIMAAGNPLNEELRQEILSVDGVTDVLATRRSLHGKFRTSESAEAGMCDMLTDANCMDVEAALVSGAMPADTHSVLLSTGYQKHHADMDVGAAMELTLGQKTVTVTISGLFDASKAANGHGALAMDSAALFAPEELFHEIHPEIGSFDYSWSIVNDPQKAEFVESRLKELVSGRSNLGMDTIDAHIEYEKMQSSIIFGSLQALSWLIFLFGVVNLINTTLSNQMSRKRENSILRSVGLTGKQLCRMSITEGMCHALFAVLTVLILGLPISMAVCGSVSKKSFAGAVVPYQFPFLQMGLFLMVLFGMEVVLSVWMVRRQKKQSLVEQIRAQS; from the coding sequence ATGACATGGCCTTTTGAAAATGATACAAGCGCCATTGTGAAAAAACTTGCAAAGCGCAGCCTGGCAAGCGAAAAGCGCCGGAACCGGATGGTGGTAATTGCCGTCGCCCTGGCGGCGTTCCTGGTTTGCTTGTCAGCGGTGATATCCGTTTCGATTGTGCAGATCCAGCGTAATCAGGTGGCCGACACCTATGAGGCGGTCTTCACCGGCGTGGAGACGGACCATGTGGCGGCGCTGAAAGACCTTCCGGAGCTTGCCCGCGTGGGTGAATACTATTTACTGGGGCAGGAGCATTCGGAGCAGGGATACAATGCATCCTATGTGTACTGCGACAGCGATATGGTGTATATTGCCCGCAGCCAGATGGAGCTGGTAAAAGGAGAACTCCCGGCAAAGGCGAATGAAGTCGCGGTCAGCGAATATTTTCTCTCCGCTTACGGTTCCAATGCCAAAATCGGTGAGACGGTCCGGTTGGATACCGAGAGCTTTCATGGCGACTATACCGTGACCGGAATCCTGTCTAATGTGGGAGAAAAGGAAGCGAATCTATGTGCCATTGCCGTTTCCAAAGCGGCCTTGACGCAGTGGGCCGGATTTGACCCTGCAGGATACCGTGCCTATGTGCATTTCAAAAATGACAGGCAGTTTGACCAGGAGACCATGGCTGCCCGTTGCCGGGAGATTGCCGCGCAGTTTGGCTCTGCGCATGTAGGGATGAACAGCAATTATTTTGCTTCTAACTCAAAGTCTATTGACTTTGTGACTGTTTTTGGTATAGCCGCCCTTGTGCTTGCCGGCGGATATGTAGTCATCCAGAGTATTTTCCGTATCTCTGTGAACGATAAAATACAAAGCTATGGACAGCTCCGCACCATTGGCGCAACACCCAGACAGATCCGGCGCATCGTGAAAAAGGAGAGCGGTCGGCTGGGCGGTATTGGAATCCTGATGGGTGTCCTGCTGGGTGTGGGCGGCGGCCTGCTCCTGTTTCCCAAAGGTTTCCATGGAGGTTATTATGGGGTAGCCGTACTTCTGACCGTGATGGTCTGCTGGTTCATGGTATCCATATCAGTTCACAGACCGGTCAAAATAGCTGCCAATATTTCACCGTTGGAGGCAATGCGTTTTTCCGCAGGTCAGGAAAAGGTACACAACAGAAAGAAACACCGGAAATTAAGTCCCATATCCATGGGATTTGCAAATTTTGGGCGCGACCGCAAGAAGTCAGTGAGCATTGCAGTATCCCTGAGCCTGGGCGGGATCCTTCTTCTGGTGGTATCCTCCATGGTTCTGACACGCTCGCCGGAGCAGGCTGCAAGGCTGTTTTTCCCGGACGGGGATATAAAGATATATCTGTCTTCAGAGCAGCCGGAGGAAGAGATTATGGCTGCAGGCAATCCGCTGAATGAGGAATTGCGGCAGGAGATCCTTTCTGTGGACGGGGTGACAGATGTGCTGGCCACCCGCCGGTCTCTGCACGGCAAATTTAGGACTTCCGAAAGTGCTGAAGCCGGTATGTGCGACATGCTGACGGACGCAAACTGCATGGATGTAGAAGCTGCGCTGGTATCAGGCGCCATGCCGGCGGATACCCACAGCGTCCTTTTGAGTACGGGTTATCAAAAGCACCATGCCGATATGGATGTCGGGGCCGCCATGGAGCTGACCCTGGGCCAGAAAACCGTGACAGTTACCATATCCGGACTGTTCGATGCGTCGAAGGCAGCAAACGGACATGGTGCGCTTGCCATGGATTCGGCAGCCCTGTTCGCACCAGAGGAGTTGTTTCATGAGATACATCCTGAAATCGGAAGCTTTGACTACTCCTGGAGTATTGTGAATGATCCCCAAAAAGCAGAGTTTGTGGAAAGCAGGCTTAAGGAGCTGGTATCAGGCCGCAGCAATCTTGGAATGGATACGATAGACGCACATATCGAATATGAGAAAATGCAGAGCAGCATTATTTTTGGAAGCCTGCAGGCTCTTTCCTGGCTGATCTTCCTGTTCGGCGTTGTCAACCTGATCAATACGACGCTTTCCAACCAGATGTCTAGAAAGCGGGAGAACAGTATCCTGCGCTCCGTTGGCCTGACCGGGAAGCAGCTGTGCCGGATGAGTATCACCGAGGGGATGTGCCATGCGCTTTTTGCGGTGCTTACTGTTTTAATCCTGGGGCTGCCGATTTCCATGGCAGTCTGTGGGTCAGTCAGTAAGAAATCCTTTGCCGGCGCAGTTGTCCCATACCAGTTCCCGTTCCTGCAAATGGGGCTGTTCCTCATGGTGCTGTTTGGCATGGAGGTGGTCCTGTCTGTATGGATGGTGCGCAGGCAGAAAAAGCAATCCCTGGTTGAGCAGATAAGGGCGCAAAGTTAA
- a CDS encoding FtsX-like permease family protein, which produces MTWPFENDTSAVTHRLSNARIGQNRFRNRLIGIIIFMAAAIMAFVSSYAYNITNEYAASTAYQGIFQNLSQENISLLKEDPHIQKVGVYQSVGMTEQVNGITMGMVCSDETTMQLSNITLLEGRMPQAADELLVERGYIDALTLKAGIGDTISLHYRNQASRQLETKDFRITGFIQTTAENDRDRVAYNAIVSQNFVWENPALSTGPVAAMVSVHDTAKYTNQELKELIRTIGLDCGISADNIQVNNLYIDSNNMSKETVLTVLLVGLVLIGVCSLVVYNIFYISVINNVASFGQLRTIGTTKKQIRQIISREGNYLALHFIPFGCMAGAMLSFLIDRSAFQLLPDIVIAFLSGIAVFICVRLSVLKPAKIAMSVSPVEAFHYSGYSGTKKRKKSGKHLTPFSLAAMNLFRNRKKSILTFISLALSGMMFIGISSLLSSLDPEQRAKQAFPYEGSYVVELNRALVTPTFSLTQLQENNLLTDELKNDILSIDGVDEIICQQEICVGIDGMETAIRSMNTEDYKELKNKIMIGELPGYDHTGENSLIINMGSPELEYLHKSYEVGDTVTFSQAGNSLTYTVSAIVFDRDRSVSFILPAGEMEQMVPYNASSAFVIRAKTDSYAGIEDELHSLVLASDTLRLKTLKDMTMQYKSVFSTISIAAYALLAVIVIFSIINLVNTSMTNIISRRKEMGLFRAVGLSHRQLYHMIGFENAFQTVGSFAASLICGLGIGKAICSAIGNVPGFSFVNYTFPVIPVFLYVLLVFMLQLALTKWAGRYCRKNSVVEQLRVTE; this is translated from the coding sequence ATGACATGGCCTTTTGAAAATGATACCAGCGCTGTTACCCATAGGTTATCAAATGCCCGTATTGGACAGAACCGTTTCAGGAATCGTCTGATTGGGATCATTATCTTTATGGCGGCAGCCATTATGGCGTTTGTTTCTTCTTATGCATATAACATTACAAATGAATATGCGGCATCAACTGCATATCAGGGAATTTTCCAAAACCTTTCACAGGAGAATATCTCTTTGCTGAAAGAAGATCCCCATATTCAAAAAGTGGGTGTATATCAGTCTGTCGGCATGACGGAACAGGTAAATGGCATCACAATGGGTATGGTATGTTCTGATGAAACAACCATGCAGCTCTCCAACATCACACTGTTGGAAGGACGTATGCCCCAGGCAGCGGATGAATTGCTCGTGGAAAGGGGATATATAGATGCCCTGACTCTAAAAGCGGGGATCGGCGACACAATATCCCTTCATTATCGCAATCAGGCAAGCCGTCAGTTAGAAACTAAAGATTTCCGGATTACAGGTTTTATTCAGACAACCGCTGAGAATGACAGGGACAGGGTTGCTTATAACGCTATTGTTTCACAGAATTTTGTGTGGGAAAACCCTGCTCTTTCCACTGGGCCGGTGGCAGCTATGGTTTCTGTCCATGATACTGCAAAATATACCAATCAGGAATTAAAAGAGCTGATACGGACGATTGGCTTGGATTGTGGGATCTCTGCAGACAATATTCAGGTAAATAATTTATACATTGACAGCAATAACATGTCAAAAGAGACGGTACTGACGGTTTTGCTCGTTGGGTTGGTCTTAATCGGTGTATGTTCCCTGGTTGTCTACAATATATTTTACATTTCGGTTATAAATAATGTAGCTTCCTTTGGGCAGCTGCGCACGATTGGTACTACGAAGAAGCAAATCAGACAGATTATTTCACGGGAAGGAAACTATCTTGCGCTTCATTTCATTCCGTTTGGATGTATGGCAGGCGCGATGTTATCTTTTTTGATAGACCGGAGTGCTTTTCAGCTGCTTCCAGATATTGTGATTGCATTTTTATCAGGAATCGCTGTATTTATTTGTGTAAGGCTGTCTGTTTTAAAACCGGCAAAGATTGCCATGTCAGTTTCACCTGTGGAAGCATTCCATTATAGCGGTTATAGCGGAACAAAAAAGAGGAAAAAGAGCGGGAAGCATCTTACGCCGTTTTCACTTGCGGCTATGAACCTGTTCCGTAACAGGAAGAAAAGTATATTGACCTTTATTTCACTGGCTTTGAGCGGAATGATGTTTATAGGGATTTCTTCCCTGCTATCCTCCCTTGATCCTGAGCAAAGGGCGAAACAGGCCTTCCCTTATGAGGGAAGTTATGTGGTGGAATTGAACCGGGCGCTGGTCACGCCTACGTTTTCCCTCACTCAGCTGCAGGAAAACAATCTACTGACAGATGAATTGAAAAATGATATTTTGTCAATTGACGGGGTAGATGAAATTATCTGCCAGCAGGAGATATGCGTCGGGATAGATGGAATGGAAACGGCAATCCGGAGTATGAACACAGAGGATTATAAGGAATTAAAGAACAAGATAATGATCGGGGAATTGCCGGGTTATGACCATACAGGGGAAAACTCCCTTATCATTAACATGGGCAGTCCGGAATTAGAATACCTGCATAAGAGCTATGAGGTGGGCGATACCGTCACTTTTTCACAGGCAGGAAACAGCCTTACTTATACCGTATCTGCGATTGTTTTTGACAGGGACAGATCTGTCAGCTTTATCCTTCCGGCAGGTGAAATGGAACAGATGGTTCCCTATAATGCAAGCAGTGCGTTTGTGATCCGGGCAAAGACAGACAGTTATGCTGGAATTGAGGATGAATTACATTCATTGGTTTTGGCAAGCGATACTTTGCGCCTTAAAACATTAAAAGATATGACGATGCAATACAAAAGCGTGTTCAGCACAATTTCCATTGCGGCATATGCGCTGTTAGCGGTCATTGTCATATTTAGTATTATCAACCTGGTCAATACCAGTATGACAAATATCATTTCCAGAAGGAAAGAAATGGGATTGTTCCGGGCGGTTGGCTTAAGCCACAGACAGCTTTATCATATGATAGGATTTGAAAATGCATTTCAAACGGTTGGCAGTTTTGCCGCTTCCCTTATCTGTGGTCTGGGAATTGGAAAAGCAATATGCTCTGCCATAGGGAATGTGCCTGGATTCAGCTTCGTAAATTATACTTTTCCTGTAATACCGGTTTTCTTATATGTCCTGTTAGTTTTTATGCTTCAATTGGCCCTTACAAAATGGGCTGGCCGATATTGCAGAAAAAATAGTGTCGTAGAGCAGCTTCGTGTGACGGAATAG
- a CDS encoding ABC transporter ATP-binding protein — protein MNVLQTIDLKKYYGSEPNITRALDGVSLSVEQGEFVAIVGTSGSGKSTLLNMMGGLDTPTSGNVIVRGDELAKKNDEELTIFRRRNIGFIFQNYNLVPILNVYENIVLPVELDGDAADKKFMDEIVGMLALEDKLQNMPNNLSGGQQQRVAIARALITKPAIILADEPTGNLDSRTSADVLGLLKRTSMEFNQTIVMITHNNEIAQLADRIIRIEDGRIVE, from the coding sequence ATGAATGTATTACAAACAATCGATCTGAAAAAGTACTATGGCAGTGAGCCAAACATTACCCGCGCCCTGGATGGCGTCAGCCTTTCTGTGGAACAGGGTGAGTTTGTGGCGATTGTCGGAACGTCCGGCAGTGGGAAATCCACCCTGCTTAACATGATGGGCGGGCTGGATACGCCCACTTCCGGCAATGTGATTGTCCGTGGGGATGAGCTGGCAAAAAAGAATGACGAGGAGCTGACTATTTTCCGCCGCCGCAACATCGGCTTCATCTTCCAGAACTATAACCTTGTCCCGATTCTGAATGTGTATGAGAACATTGTCCTGCCTGTGGAGCTGGACGGAGATGCGGCAGACAAGAAGTTCATGGATGAGATCGTGGGGATGCTGGCATTGGAAGATAAACTGCAGAATATGCCGAATAACCTTTCCGGCGGACAGCAGCAGCGTGTCGCCATTGCCCGGGCTCTCATCACCAAACCGGCCATCATCCTGGCCGATGAGCCCACCGGAAATCTGGATTCCAGGACCAGCGCCGATGTGCTGGGGCTTTTAAAGCGTACCAGTATGGAGTTTAACCAGACCATTGTCATGATTACCCATAATAACGAGATTGCCCAGCTTGCTGACCGGATCATAAGGATTGAGGACGGCAGGATCGTAGAGTAA
- a CDS encoding response regulator transcription factor translates to MKKILLVEDDDLLNKTLTYNLISEGYDTVSALNAGTAAELLAQTEYDLVLLDINLPDGSGYDLCRLIKPENPDTLVIFLTANDQESDQIRGYEVGAVDYITKPFSIGALLRKIRAMFAMLEHRGLAKDFYDDGRLFLDFSEQTASLNGKPLTLSPMEYKMLYLFCKNPKQILTRQRLLERLWDAEENYVDEHTLTTSISRIRGKIEADGDTYIKTIYGIGYQWMGGERK, encoded by the coding sequence ATGAAAAAGATCTTGCTGGTAGAGGATGACGACCTTTTAAATAAAACGCTGACTTACAACCTGATCTCTGAGGGTTATGATACCGTATCAGCTCTGAATGCCGGCACAGCCGCCGAGTTATTGGCGCAGACGGAATATGACCTGGTACTTCTGGACATTAACCTGCCGGATGGCAGCGGCTATGACCTGTGCAGGCTCATAAAGCCGGAGAACCCTGACACGCTGGTTATTTTCCTGACTGCCAACGACCAGGAGAGCGACCAGATCCGGGGGTATGAAGTGGGGGCTGTGGATTATATTACCAAGCCCTTTTCCATTGGGGCGTTGCTGCGGAAAATACGGGCCATGTTCGCTATGCTGGAACACCGGGGGCTGGCAAAGGATTTCTATGATGATGGCAGGCTGTTTCTGGACTTTTCAGAACAGACAGCTTCGTTGAATGGGAAGCCTCTTACCCTTTCCCCCATGGAGTATAAGATGCTGTACCTGTTCTGCAAAAACCCCAAACAGATTCTGACCAGGCAGCGCCTTCTGGAGCGGCTGTGGGATGCGGAGGAAAACTATGTGGACGAACACACACTGACAACCTCCATCAGCCGTATCCGGGGCAAGATTGAGGCGGATGGCGATACTTATATCAAAACGATTTACGGGATTGGGTATCAGTGGATGGGAGGCGAGAGAAAATGA
- a CDS encoding FtsX-like permease family protein, whose translation MTWPFENDTSAIIKKLATAQLKKERLKKIFTVTAISLATFLMASVLLLVSGIITVNQNGGNNITGSYHALISGIEKEQYQKLSDDVRVDLCGFTASIGSVKSGNDRLNISYCNKDALTLNGLSVSEGKMPEKANEILIEQEYLIRQKINAKIGDTIRLPDPNNGQEKSFLITGYLKTGAKGTDRSLYAAMVSEEYFSEMDGWDHFSPAVMLRVNLDAGSGDVKSLISQIAADAGCKAAPSYNEAYLNLSQPSAWMVLAAIAGLVVIVIAGVLVIYNIFYISIINSIKEYGQLRTIGMTAKQIQRLVLREGTLLMLPAIPIGLIAGIAAAYLLIPHGFGLWNVLWICPVVVALTYATVRLSIKKPAKIAAAVSPIEASRYEQNKGPKGKHRQHRLTPGSLAVNQVLRYKKKNILTAASLVLTGVLLLGLSSVLSSINAEDMSLSGFARGQFVLKISNQELMENPLEILQGSSPFTEEVEKELSQLPGVQKIMNDQHLPVSYDLQALESDAEIVGFEKADMDLLQSCLLNGNLSDYGQMASEDQMVIGRPNDFEKYFGIYPKVGSSVMLKIFDGQHTENLEFEITAVLDESKIGNHGDKIDMLLLPVDSMQKIAHSNLTYQYVIRVEDSLEQQAENEIDQIVSDNPRLSVDSLSAAIAQNENFLQGTQFALAIAIVLIGCFSVMNLLNTTLTGIIVRRREFSLMRSVGMSQKQLSVMVHKEGLIVVGMGLVLSVIIGGGIGYVLCSFLKNSLMSYLNYQFPLGITILNCAVIILCSVLITTGALKQQSKSSMMEALR comes from the coding sequence ATGACATGGCCTTTTGAGAATGATACCAGCGCTATCATTAAAAAATTAGCGACTGCTCAATTAAAGAAAGAGCGTTTGAAGAAAATTTTTACGGTTACTGCAATTTCATTGGCAACATTTTTGATGGCATCCGTATTGCTCCTGGTTTCTGGAATTATTACAGTGAACCAAAATGGCGGCAATAACATAACGGGGTCTTATCATGCGCTTATTTCCGGCATAGAAAAAGAACAATATCAGAAATTGTCTGATGATGTGCGGGTGGATCTATGCGGATTCACAGCGTCCATTGGCAGCGTGAAATCCGGAAATGACCGCCTTAATATTTCGTATTGCAACAAGGATGCACTTACATTAAATGGGCTGTCTGTTTCTGAGGGAAAAATGCCGGAGAAAGCGAATGAGATCCTGATTGAACAGGAATATTTAATCCGGCAGAAGATAAATGCTAAAATTGGAGATACCATCCGGCTGCCAGACCCAAACAACGGCCAGGAAAAATCCTTTCTTATAACAGGATACCTGAAGACAGGGGCGAAAGGCACTGACCGTTCCTTATATGCGGCTATGGTTTCTGAAGAATACTTCTCAGAAATGGATGGATGGGATCACTTTTCACCGGCAGTCATGCTCCGTGTAAATTTAGATGCGGGCTCTGGGGATGTAAAAAGCTTAATATCGCAGATAGCGGCTGATGCAGGCTGTAAAGCGGCTCCTTCTTATAATGAAGCGTATCTGAATCTTAGCCAGCCTTCGGCATGGATGGTTCTGGCGGCTATTGCCGGGCTGGTTGTGATCGTGATCGCTGGTGTTTTGGTAATATACAACATTTTTTATATTTCCATCATCAATTCCATTAAAGAATATGGACAGCTCCGCACAATAGGGATGACAGCAAAACAGATTCAAAGGCTTGTTCTCAGGGAGGGGACTTTGCTGATGCTGCCTGCAATTCCGATTGGACTGATTGCGGGAATTGCAGCGGCTTATCTTTTAATTCCACATGGATTTGGGTTATGGAATGTGCTATGGATATGCCCGGTTGTTGTTGCGTTGACCTATGCCACTGTGCGCCTGTCCATCAAAAAGCCTGCGAAAATAGCTGCAGCCGTTTCACCCATAGAGGCTTCCCGCTATGAACAAAATAAGGGGCCGAAAGGTAAACATAGGCAGCACAGGCTGACGCCGGGGTCTTTGGCAGTCAACCAGGTTTTGCGTTATAAGAAAAAGAATATACTGACAGCCGCCTCCCTTGTCCTGACTGGCGTCCTGCTGTTAGGCTTATCCTCTGTCCTTTCTTCGATCAATGCAGAAGATATGTCTTTATCCGGATTTGCAAGAGGACAGTTCGTTTTAAAGATCTCGAATCAGGAGCTGATGGAAAATCCTTTGGAGATTCTGCAGGGATCAAGCCCTTTTACGGAGGAAGTGGAAAAAGAACTCTCGCAATTACCAGGTGTGCAAAAGATCATGAACGACCAGCATCTCCCGGTTTCCTATGACCTGCAGGCCCTGGAATCAGATGCTGAAATCGTGGGATTTGAGAAAGCAGATATGGATTTGCTGCAAAGCTGTCTCTTAAATGGAAACCTGTCAGATTATGGGCAAATGGCATCTGAGGATCAGATGGTGATTGGCAGGCCGAATGACTTTGAGAAGTATTTTGGCATTTATCCAAAAGTCGGCTCCTCTGTAATGCTGAAGATTTTTGATGGGCAGCATACGGAGAACCTGGAATTTGAGATTACGGCAGTCCTTGACGAAAGTAAGATTGGAAATCATGGCGATAAAATAGATATGCTGTTATTGCCGGTTGATTCCATGCAGAAAATCGCACACAGCAATCTGACATATCAGTATGTGATCCGTGTAGAGGATTCTTTGGAACAGCAGGCAGAAAACGAAATAGACCAGATTGTATCCGATAACCCGCGGCTGAGTGTGGATTCCCTTTCTGCTGCCATTGCCCAGAATGAAAACTTCCTGCAGGGGACACAGTTCGCCCTTGCAATAGCCATTGTTTTGATTGGCTGTTTTTCCGTGATGAATCTGTTGAATACAACTTTGACGGGAATTATCGTAAGGCGCAGGGAATTTTCCCTCATGCGTTCCGTGGGAATGTCCCAAAAACAATTATCCGTGATGGTCCATAAAGAGGGACTGATCGTAGTCGGCATGGGACTTGTATTATCTGTGATCATTGGCGGAGGGATTGGATATGTTCTTTGCTCATTTTTGAAAAACAGCCTGATGAGCTATTTGAATTATCAATTTCCATTGGGTATTACAATCCTGAATTGTGCGGTTATTATTTTATGTAGTGTGCTGATTACAACAGGGGCCTTAAAGCAGCAAAGCAAGTCATCCATGATGGAAGCTTTGCGATAA